CAAAACTGTTGTCTCAGGCTAGTAGAACAACCCTGATAATATTAGTAGCTAGTTTCATTCCAGCATATATGATGTCTAGTATCCTCATCCCAAAGAGTGTTGCGAGGAACATTGAAAAGTCTTTCATGAGGTTTTGGTGGGTCTTTCATACCAAAAGACTCATAATTTCACTCCAAAATCTTGGAGCTCCATATGTAAACCGAAATCCATGGGAGGACTTGgtcttaaactcatctcaaaatttaatAAGGCCCTCTTATTAAGTTAGGATGGTCTCTTCTCAGCAATCATTCTACCTCTGGAAAAATGTcctctctaaaaaatatttgaaaatgtcaTCTTGGCTAGAAGTTTCTATAAAGCAAAGTGACTCTaagatttggaaaagtttggCTAAGCAAAGAGAGTTTCTTGCTATCAGTATCTATCATCAAATCAATAATGGAGCAACCACTCATGTCTAGAATGACCCATGGATTCCCACCCTTTCACCGGCTCTTCCAATCCCTTCTTCAAATGATGTTTTCAAAGATCCTGGTTTAAAAGTCTCAGAATTAATCTTAGAGAAACCTAAGAGGTGGAATACCATACTGCTTCAAGCTCTCTTTTCGAgtcaaacaaaaagagaaatctCCAAAATTCCTCTTATTCAATACAATTACCAAAATCTGAGAGATAATATTAAATGGATCCACCACTCAAGTGAAAAATTCTCTGTAAAATCAGTCTATGCTGCTATTGTCTCTTCTTCACAAAATTATGAGATAGGTCACACTCCTCACACATGGAAAAACCTTTCGTCTCTTCGAGTTCAAGACCGCTTTAAGCTTtttacttggaaagtgttgaacAATGTTCTGCCAACTAGATCCCTTCAAAAGCAATGTTTATCACTTGATAATGATTAGACTCTTTGTCCTATATGTCAGTTCATGGAGGAAACTACCTCCCATTTATTTCTAGAATGTCCCTTTTCCAAAATTCTTTGGAGACAGTCTCCCTGGCCTTTAAACATTGGGTTTGCTGGACAGGAtataaaaaattggataaatgtCATTCTAAACTTGTTGTTCATCTTAATATTCACTCTTAGGATATTAATCACTTCCAATTGTTTGCAATAATAGCCATGGACTGCTTGTGGTTTTATAGAAATCAAATCACTCATGGATCTCAACCTTCCCCTATTGATCAGTTTGTAGCTAACACCATGAAGATATATCAAGATCATAGGAATGCTTGGGGTTTGTAAGTCCACTCAGGAAAACCTCACTTGGGAACTTCCAAAAATAGGACAAATTTTGATTTCCTTCGATGTAGCGGTTAGGATTTCTAGCAGTGTAGCAGCTGCAGTAGGTAGGGATCATTTAGGAAAGATAGTGGGCTATATTACATTATTTACTTCTATATGTAACCCAAATGGTGGGGAAGCTTTGGCAATATTCATTGGCATCAAAATGGcaatagaaagaaaatggaaaaacatcaaaattaaaggaGATTCGCAGGTGGTAATCTCAGCTCTACAAGGCACTCAACCCCTATTAGACTAGTCCATTGAAGGCAGGACAAGAGATACCCGTCTTTTACTCAGCGGCTTTGAAAAGTGGAAAGCTATTAAAATACACCGGGCTCAGAATCGATGCGCGCACACATTGGCGCAATGggcattttcaaataatttatttggaaaTATATCCCTCATCAAGCTTCGAGAATGCTGAATTTTCATAGTGGAAAAGATCCTCTAGTGGTCTCTTTGTAATAATTGCTTTAAACTCTACTATGTTGCTTTCTCTCATatgtattacttttttaattttatctatgaAAGGTATCATctttctgagaaaaaaaaatgaaagaagtgaaCCGATAAGTGTAAATACAtttgttttcctcttttattttaataatttcttacacagttttaaatattttttaaaaataaaaaaaaataccaattcactaatattcatttccttaaccattaagtaaaaaaaataaattaaatcaatCGTTTTTATCGGTTCAATTAGCATTTTCTCTAAACAAAATTAgccataaaaattattaaattaaaacagaaaaagtttgtaagaaaaataagtgGCCATGTATGGGGTGACCCACAGTGAACCATTCCATATAGTAGTGATTGAGATCAGGCCAGCCCTaactttgatttattttttatttttaagttatttttgttGTCTTCATTCTCTTTTGTTATATGTCGTGGTTTAGATAATAATCGGTTCtaaaatttctattaattttaggaaaattataagtattaaaagtgaaaaaaatattacattttaaaaaataattaattgataaaatagttaaaaaaattctaatatcgTTTTTGGATCTGATAATAGAAAAAAGGAATGGGCAAAGGTGCGGTATATGAAATCACTATGAGCCTAAAAGCAGCCCAAGATGAGCCCAGGCTGTGTTCTATATGGATCGGCCCAATTTAAACATCGAGTCCAGTAGTCCACCCCTTTCTCCatccaaaaaaccaaaatacaTGAAAACTGTCTTAAACCCTAGCCTCTCTGTTTCTCTGTTTCTCTgatctctcttttttaatttttttaatgtagattCGTATAGCGACGAACACCAAAGTTTCAAACCCGACACAGACTCACTCCACAAACCCATTTCAGTGATTCGAAATTTCGAAGCATTCCACTCAATGGCATTCATTACTGTATCTAAACCCCACCAATGGACGCTTAGGGTTTTTCCCAACATTCCCAGAACCTCAAATACTTCCACCCTTAATCTACTCCGCTTCTTCTCCTCCACTGATGACACAATCTCCTCCGTTGATCAGAATCCAAACCCAGATCCCGAACCGGGTGCGCCTTCCGACCCAAAATTCGAAGTCGAAAACCCAAAGACGGCAGATGGAGAGCCGAAGGTCTACCAGAGAACTCCACGAGGTAAGCGTCGGAATCCAGAAAAGATAGAGGATGTTATATGTAAGATGATGGCAAGCCGGGCTTGGACAACCCGGTTGCAGAACTCAATCCGGGCATTGGTGCCCGAATTCGACAACTCCCTCGTCTGGAATGTATTGCACAGTTCCACTAACTCGGAGCACGCTTTACAGTTCTTCCGGTGGGTCGAGCGGGCCGGGCTGGTCCATCACGACCGCGAGACCCATCTGAAAATGATTGAGATTTTAGGCCGCGCTTCGAAGATCAATCACGCCAGGTGCATACTATTGGATATGCCGAAGAAGGGCGTCGAGTGGGACGAGGACTTGTTTGTTGTGCTCATCGAGAGCTATGGTAAAGCCGGGATTGTTCAGGAGGCTGTTAAgatttttcagaaaatgaagGAATTGGGTGTGGAGAGGAGTGTCAAGTCCTACGATGCTTTGTTTAAGGTGATTTTGAGGCGGGGGCGGTATATGATGGCGAAGAGGTATTTTAATGCGATGCTGAATGAAGGGATTGAGCCTACTCGTCATACATTCAATGTTATGCTTTGGGGATTCTTTTTGTCGTTGAGGTTGGAGACGGCGAAAAGATTTTACGAGGATATGAAGAGTAGAGGGGTTTCTCCGGATGTGGTCACGTATAACACTATGATTAATGGGTATTATCGGTTTAAGATGATGGATGAGGCAGAGAAGTTGTTTGACGAGTTGAAGGGGAGGAACATAGCTCCTACAGTTATAAGTTATACTACCATGATAAAAGGGTATGTTTCAGTTGGTCGAATCGATGACGGGTTGAGATTGTTGGATGAGATGAAGTCTTTTGGTGTTAAGCCCAATGCTGTCACATACTCGACCTTGTTGCCGGGGCTTTGTGATGCTGAGAAAATGTCTGAAGCTCGAATGATGTTGAAGGAGATGGTTGAGAGACATTTTGCTCCTAAGGATAGTTCCATCTTCGTTAGACTGTTAACATGTCAGTGCAACTCTGGTGACTTGGATGCTGCTGCAGATGTGCTCAAGTCAATGATTCGGCTGAGCATACCTACCGAGGCTGGTCACTATGGGGTCTTAATTGAGAACTTTTGCAAGGCTGGTGTGTATGATCGGGCAATTAAGTTGTTGGATAAGCTGATTGAGAAGGAAATCATCTTGAGGCCACAGACTTCTTTGGAGATGGAGTCTACTGCTTATAACCCAATGATTCAGTATCTGTGCGAGCATGGGCAGACGGGGAAAGCAGAAATATTTTTCCGTCAACTGATGAAAAAGGGTATTCTGGATTCATTTGcttttaataatttgatctGTGGGCATTCCAGAGAAGGGAATCCTGATTCTGCTTTTGAGATTCTAAGGATCATGGGTAGGAGAGGGGTTTCTAGAGATGCAGATTCCTTTAAATTGCTTATCAAGAGCTACTTGAACAGAGGTGAACCAGCTGATGCTAAAACAGCTTTGGATAGTATGATCGAAGTTGGGCATCTCCCAGATTCCTCACTCTTCAGGTCAGTGATGGAGAGCCTATTTGAAGATGGGAGGATTCAAACTTCAAGTCGAGTGATGAAGAGCATGGTGGAGAAGGGGGTGAAGGAGAACATGGACTTGGTTGCTAAGATCTTGGAAGCCCTTCTCTTGAGAGGTCACGTTGAGGAAGCCCTGGGACGAATTGATCTACTCATGCACAGCGGGTGCTCGCCTGATTTTGATTCTCTTTTAACCGTTCTTTGTGAGAAGGGGAAGACCATTGCTGCTCTTAAGGTGTTAGATTTTGCATTGGAGAGAGACTATACTGTAGACTTTTCAAGCTATGATAAAGTGTTGGATGCTCTCTTGGCAGCAGGGAAAACACTCAATGCATATTCAATTTTGTGTAAAATTATGGAGAAAGGAGGGGCCACGGATTGGAGTAGTCGTGAGGCTCTGATCAAGAGCCTTAATCAGGAGGGCAACACAAAGCAGGCTGATATTCTTTCTAGAATGATTAAGGATGGGGAGAAATCCCATGCCggcaaaaaagggaaaaagcaTGCTACTGTTGCTGCCTAATTTGCTGCCCTTCATTTTCCTTGTCACTTCGAGGTGAGAATTCAGGCttgaattttacttttagaacgaggagaaaaatctcatcctcaTTGGAATAAGTTTTAAACATTGAAATGTTATCTGTTTGTATCTTTGTTACAATTTCAGGGTTGTAATTCGTCTTGACAAATTTCCTGTTTTTCCTTCAGTTTACTTTTGAGGTGGTAGTGGTAATAGGAAGAGTAACTGACCATTTTGGTGACAGATAGGGTATTAGCTACATCATGCTTGTTATGGTTTACATATATAACTTCATTTGGTTGGTCTGGTGCCACCACATTGGATCCCCCTTGGTCCTTGCAGTCAATAAGTTTGCTGCTTTCACAGCCTTTTCGAGCTCGCAGAATATCAGCGGAAAGAGTGCCTTGCTTCCGGTTTGTACTTTGGCGCCGTGCTGTGCTGTGCTTGGGAAACTTACTGTGAAGAAGACATACCAAAGCATTTAGCCCATTACTTGAGCCGTGATTACCTTTTCCTGCGGGTCATTGGATGATGCAAATGCTAatgtaattttactttttcagaagaaatttttgtttattgttattgttcTGATTGTCAGCAATCTTTAAATTGAGTTTATATTAAACAAAGCTCAATGCAGCCTTTATATCCCAACTTCTTCTGCTCGTGTATATGGATCTGAGTACCTGCCCATTGCAAAGGTTGAAATTTTGCTTAAAGATATCATTTCTTTATATCAGGCTTGCCCTTTCCTTTTGCCAGCCAAGGCTAGACCCAATGCTGTTACTCCAACCTATGGAAATGCAAGTTTATAATTAGTTGCATGTGTTCTGGATGTAGCTCAATTTTGGTCTCCAACCCGAGCAACCCATTCAGGATTTGAGACCCGACCCGACCTTATGAGAGTTTCAAATAGAATTGACCCGATACGCACATTCCAGATCGGGTCAACcccttcctttttttcttttttttccttttaaagatTCAAATACTAGCGATATACAATTACGAGCAATTTGTAATTCCTTTGCACACTTTGCATTTATAAAACCATTTTTCTGCAAACGCAACCAGGCAATGCGACCTTTCTCTGCACCAAAACCCACCAAAATAGGACACAACAAAAGCCAAACCAAAGAGCCACaagttaaaaagaataaaatttcgAAGCAAGGGAGCTTCGTTTTTGAGTTTACCAGTATGTTCACAGTGGCTttggtatcattttttttcttttcgtttttgaGGCACTTATTCAAATGGTTGAAGTCCCAGATTTTTcatgagtaattttttttttttatcaataagtTTTCATGAGTAGTTTGATGAGATAAATTCACCTAACCCagatttttccttcaaatattGGAAAAAATTAGTACCTTTAACCTATTTGCAAGGCATCTTTAACCTTTGCGCTTGGTTAACCTTTTGTCCCTTCCATTGCCACCCTCTGTATAATCCCCcctttctctttccctctcatcACCTCTCTTCCCCCCATACCCAAAGTGGCAGGTTATTCCCCCCACCCAATTCGTTTATGGATTATTGGTAAAATCTATATTGAcgatcaaataaataaaacaacatcTCAAGAAGCCTACAATCTTCCTTGGTGGGATGTTTCATTGAGCTGGAAGAACCTAACAGCCTATAGCTGACGTTGTTCCAAATGTGTTCTTCCACGTGTAGAAGTGTCAAGTTGTATCAATGATGAATCCAAAATCGTATTCCACATGGACAAATGGCATATGTCAAGTGTTGGTGAGATGAAGTTCTGGTATATGAACAAATAAGAATTTGCATgaacattgattttgtgttttaacacttttgaaaagaaaatgtaagatgaattaTGTACAAAGGAAGAAAGGGGTTAGTGATTTGTAGATGAGAGATGTCATTCTGAGATGGCGTTTGCTAATATGAAATGTAAAACTGAAATTTTgcagcaaaagaaaagaaacaaagttggtagaagaaaattatgatttgataaaaaagacaaacaccTAAACTTCAGGTTTAGCTTTAGTTGGTTGTGATTCTTGCAATCTCAATCTCTTTTAGTTTTCTCGATTATTAATCTAGCCAAGGTATTTATAATCGAAGGATTTGATTTTGGAAGTTCATTTGCAAAGTTCTTCaacatattttctaaaattcataaatgaaaatagaaattcaAGTTAGCATTGAATCATTGCATTCTTTCAAGCATCTGATGCGCCTTTTGTCAACAACAGATCTTGAGCAAGAGGTTCAAGCCATTTATGAGATAAATACATCCACAATATagtaaatgaaaatgaataagaGCAGAGGTGATTGCCATTACAAGAAACCACAACCAATTTAAGCTATTCCATCAGCTTAGGCTATAAAACTAGCCTTCCATATTCAATGTAAAATCAAACGGAAACACTAGGGAAATTAACATTGATATTCAAAGAtaattgaaaagataaaaaagaaaaatccccCTTGTTCGTCTCCTAGAACAGAGCCAAaacgaaagagaaaaacaaaagaaaaaatctccaAAGAAAGTCCGTAATAATTATGTCCCCAAGCCGCGATTCTCCTTCTTCTGAAAACACGCCCCGTGCAACAAAGCTCTCCCCCTTGGAcgtgatttttttcttttctttcccattgACCTCACGTGCCTTCCAGCCAACCGTAATGCCCTCTTCTGTATCACTCCAACGCACGTCCCGTACCACTCCCAACACTTTCACTTCCAACCGCACTTTCTGTATCACTCTAGGGACCACTCTCTTACTCTTTGCTGCAATTTCccctttcttttattctccCAGGAACCACCTTATGTGTATATGCCCCAATTATTTTTTCGTTTCTATTCCTGGGACCAATTCACGTCCATCCAGCCTCAAATCGTGAGTCTCTCCATGCCGCATgactctctttattttcttttcaaaagtgtCTTGCCGCCTATAAGCATAATATAAGTGTTTATCATTTGAAGGGCAAATATGAAACTTTTGTGTACAAAATATTGGCATCAATTAATTAGGCATCCAGTATTAGAATTTGATGCATAATTAAGTGCTCAACTCTTTTGATAAGATAAATAACTCACTTAAACTACTTAATTGTGCATTTATAACGCTttatcacaccccccaactaACTTTTTGTTAGTCTCTAGCAAATAATGCGATCAAAGAGTGGAAGGTTAAATTGCTCTCCAAAATCTCTGAACtcaaaaatctcaaataaagATCAAATCATGTTGAAGTCTTGGGTATTAGAATGAAGTTAGGTCAGGTTATAGTTCAACATGAAggcttataaaattctcaagaactaaaataagagaaatgtaTTACAGCTACATATCTTTGAGTGCATCAAGTGTGTGATCAGGTTGCCATTTGTTAG
This genomic interval from Juglans regia cultivar Chandler chromosome 3, Walnut 2.0, whole genome shotgun sequence contains the following:
- the LOC109003890 gene encoding pentatricopeptide repeat-containing protein At2g37230 gives rise to the protein MAFITVSKPHQWTLRVFPNIPRTSNTSTLNLLRFFSSTDDTISSVDQNPNPDPEPGAPSDPKFEVENPKTADGEPKVYQRTPRGKRRNPEKIEDVICKMMASRAWTTRLQNSIRALVPEFDNSLVWNVLHSSTNSEHALQFFRWVERAGLVHHDRETHLKMIEILGRASKINHARCILLDMPKKGVEWDEDLFVVLIESYGKAGIVQEAVKIFQKMKELGVERSVKSYDALFKVILRRGRYMMAKRYFNAMLNEGIEPTRHTFNVMLWGFFLSLRLETAKRFYEDMKSRGVSPDVVTYNTMINGYYRFKMMDEAEKLFDELKGRNIAPTVISYTTMIKGYVSVGRIDDGLRLLDEMKSFGVKPNAVTYSTLLPGLCDAEKMSEARMMLKEMVERHFAPKDSSIFVRLLTCQCNSGDLDAAADVLKSMIRLSIPTEAGHYGVLIENFCKAGVYDRAIKLLDKLIEKEIILRPQTSLEMESTAYNPMIQYLCEHGQTGKAEIFFRQLMKKGILDSFAFNNLICGHSREGNPDSAFEILRIMGRRGVSRDADSFKLLIKSYLNRGEPADAKTALDSMIEVGHLPDSSLFRSVMESLFEDGRIQTSSRVMKSMVEKGVKENMDLVAKILEALLLRGHVEEALGRIDLLMHSGCSPDFDSLLTVLCEKGKTIAALKVLDFALERDYTVDFSSYDKVLDALLAAGKTLNAYSILCKIMEKGGATDWSSREALIKSLNQEGNTKQADILSRMIKDGEKSHAGKKGKKHATVAA